In Thermus antranikianii DSM 12462, one genomic interval encodes:
- the chrA gene encoding chromate efflux transporter, with amino-acid sequence MPKKSVRTLETTPLAARVPFREALAYWFKLGWLAFGGPAGQIAMMHHELVERRRWISEQRFLHALNYCMTLPGPEAQQLATYIGWLMHGTWGGIAAGTLFVLPSVLVIVLFGWIYLRFGDLPAVAGVLYGIKPAVIAIVVYAAYRIGRRALRNAWLWAIAAAAFVATFALRLPFPLIIIGAGLIGYLGGRYAPERFTLHDGEADGGNSALIGDHHATPEHARFSRARLVRYTIVGLLIWAVPFGSLVAWQGWNGVYAQMAWFSTKVALLTFGGAYAALPYVYQHAVEIHGWLTVPQMMDGLALGETTPGPLVKIVTFVGFLGGWQREALGPEALALAGTLGALVTTFYTFLPSFLFILIGGPLVEATRGAIHFTAPLTGITAAVVGVILNLAVFFAYHVLWPQGLAGPFGLDTLFNGFEWFSALLGAAALVALVRYQVGIIPVILACGAAGLVYAFALRPLLGG; translated from the coding sequence ATGCCCAAGAAAAGTGTGCGGACCCTAGAAACGACCCCGCTGGCTGCACGCGTCCCGTTCCGGGAGGCGCTCGCATACTGGTTCAAGCTCGGATGGCTCGCCTTCGGCGGTCCGGCCGGCCAGATCGCCATGATGCATCACGAGCTGGTTGAGCGCCGGCGCTGGATTTCGGAGCAGCGCTTCCTGCACGCGCTCAACTACTGCATGACGCTACCAGGTCCCGAGGCGCAGCAGCTGGCCACCTACATCGGGTGGCTCATGCATGGCACCTGGGGTGGGATCGCCGCGGGTACGCTCTTCGTCCTGCCCTCGGTGCTGGTGATCGTGCTGTTCGGCTGGATCTATCTCCGCTTCGGCGATTTGCCCGCCGTGGCCGGCGTGCTCTACGGCATCAAGCCGGCGGTGATCGCGATCGTGGTGTATGCCGCCTACCGCATCGGCCGCAGGGCGCTCCGGAACGCCTGGCTCTGGGCCATCGCGGCAGCGGCGTTCGTCGCGACCTTTGCGCTGCGCCTGCCGTTCCCGCTCATCATCATCGGCGCCGGTCTCATCGGCTACCTCGGCGGCCGCTATGCCCCGGAGCGTTTCACGCTGCACGATGGGGAGGCAGATGGCGGCAACAGTGCGCTCATCGGCGATCACCACGCCACCCCCGAGCACGCGCGCTTCTCGCGCGCCAGGCTCGTGCGTTACACGATCGTGGGTCTTTTGATCTGGGCCGTGCCGTTCGGGTCGCTTGTCGCCTGGCAGGGCTGGAACGGTGTGTACGCGCAAATGGCGTGGTTCTCGACCAAGGTGGCGCTCCTGACCTTCGGGGGAGCGTATGCGGCGCTACCGTATGTCTATCAGCACGCGGTGGAGATCCATGGCTGGCTCACCGTGCCGCAGATGATGGATGGCCTCGCGCTCGGCGAGACCACGCCCGGTCCGCTCGTCAAGATTGTGACCTTTGTCGGCTTTCTCGGGGGCTGGCAGCGTGAGGCGCTCGGGCCCGAGGCCCTAGCGCTTGCGGGCACGCTGGGGGCGCTCGTCACCACGTTCTACACCTTTTTGCCGTCGTTTCTGTTCATCCTGATCGGCGGCCCGCTCGTGGAGGCGACGCGCGGGGCGATCCATTTCACTGCACCGCTCACCGGCATCACCGCCGCTGTGGTAGGGGTGATTCTGAACCTCGCCGTGTTCTTCGCCTACCACGTGCTCTGGCCGCAGGGCCTTGCCGGACCGTTCGGTCTCGACACCTTGTTCAACGGTTTCGAATGGTTCTCGGCCCTGCTGGGGGCTGCCGCCCTTGTCGCGCTCGTGCGTTACCAGGTCGGCATCATCCCCGTGATCCTCGCCTGCGGCGCGGCGGGGTTGGTGTATGCCTTTGCGCTGAGGCCGCTGCTCGGCGGCTGA
- a CDS encoding metal-sulfur cluster assembly factor, whose product MDERHREGLPEGQAGLQEGNANQAGGKEGLPTKEQILEALKVVYDPEIPVNIVDLGLVYDVEIHENGVVDLTMTLTAIGCPAQEMVKADAEMAVMRLPGVQGVNVEFVWTPPWTPARMTEEGKRMMRMFGFNV is encoded by the coding sequence ATGGACGAGAGGCACCGCGAGGGTTTGCCGGAGGGGCAGGCTGGCTTGCAGGAAGGGAATGCGAACCAGGCGGGGGGCAAAGAGGGTCTGCCCACCAAGGAGCAGATCCTCGAGGCCTTGAAAGTGGTCTATGACCCGGAAATTCCCGTGAACATCGTGGACCTGGGCTTGGTCTACGATGTGGAGATCCACGAAAACGGGGTGGTGGACCTCACCATGACCCTTACCGCCATCGGCTGCCCGGCCCAAGAGATGGTGAAGGCGGATGCGGAAATGGCGGTGATGCGCCTTCCCGGGGTGCAGGGGGTGAATGTGGAGTTCGTTTGGACGCCTCCCTGGACCCCTGCCAGAATGACCGAGGAAGGCAAGCGCATGATGCGCATGTTCGGGTTCAATGTGTAA
- a CDS encoding TerC family protein, translated as MEASVLSVILILVALEVILSADNALILGVMVQKLPPHLRRKALFYGIMGAYVLRGLALLFAALVIQLWWVQVLGAAYLLYVSLRHFLRPEEAHAAPPLEVSAAQFWKVVAQVELMDLAFAVDSVLVAVALSDKLWVIYTGVFLGILALRMLASLVVTLLDRYPRFKHLAYVVVGLAGVKLLVGGWDKLTKEILHRPELAVGLDKEAFSLLILAVLLLGSLWALRKPAAQPS; from the coding sequence ATGGAAGCCAGTGTCCTCTCGGTGATCCTAATTCTGGTGGCCCTCGAGGTGATCCTTTCCGCCGACAACGCCCTGATCCTGGGGGTAATGGTCCAGAAGCTTCCCCCTCACCTCAGGCGGAAGGCCCTCTTCTACGGCATCATGGGGGCCTACGTGCTCAGGGGCCTCGCCCTCCTCTTTGCCGCCTTGGTCATCCAGCTCTGGTGGGTCCAAGTGTTGGGCGCCGCGTACCTGCTCTACGTGAGCCTAAGGCACTTCCTGCGGCCGGAAGAAGCCCACGCCGCCCCGCCCCTAGAGGTGAGCGCGGCCCAGTTCTGGAAGGTGGTGGCCCAAGTGGAGCTTATGGACCTAGCCTTCGCGGTGGACTCGGTTCTGGTGGCCGTGGCTCTTTCCGATAAACTCTGGGTCATCTACACCGGGGTCTTCCTGGGCATCCTGGCCCTCAGGATGCTGGCCAGTCTGGTGGTCACCCTCCTGGACCGCTACCCTCGCTTCAAACACCTGGCCTACGTGGTGGTGGGGCTTGCAGGAGTGAAGCTCCTGGTGGGCGGCTGGGACAAGCTCACGAAGGAGATTCTCCACCGCCCCGAGCTGGCCGTGGGATTGGACAAGGAAGCCTTCAGCCTCCTCATCCTGGCGGTGCTCCTTCTGGGAAGCCTATGGGCCTTGCGCAAGCCCGCGGCCCAACCCTCATAG
- a CDS encoding DedA family protein produces the protein MSFWTYFLPALLLFLEVGFPFGLLVPGGDTLLLALGALAGEGRLSLFPLLPLLFLGSYLGHAVGYGLGRTLGQKLLERFPEHLRERAIRLLSRFGPSALLLAPFVPGMRTAVPFLLGTMGFPWLPYLLLAALGSLLWTQGLVLFAYFLGERLPAWLLWPILLLLALLPLLRRKPKA, from the coding sequence ATGAGCTTCTGGACCTATTTTCTTCCGGCCCTTCTCCTCTTTTTGGAAGTGGGGTTCCCCTTCGGCCTCCTCGTGCCCGGAGGGGACACCCTCCTCCTGGCCTTGGGTGCGCTGGCCGGGGAGGGAAGGCTAAGCCTTTTCCCCCTCCTTCCCCTCCTCTTCCTGGGAAGCTACCTGGGACACGCGGTGGGGTACGGCCTGGGGCGGACCCTGGGCCAAAAGCTCCTCGAGCGCTTTCCCGAGCACCTAAGGGAGCGGGCCATCAGGCTCCTAAGCCGTTTCGGCCCCTCGGCCCTCCTCCTTGCCCCCTTTGTGCCGGGCATGCGCACGGCGGTGCCCTTCTTGCTGGGGACCATGGGCTTTCCCTGGCTGCCCTACCTGCTCCTAGCCGCCTTGGGAAGCCTCCTCTGGACCCAGGGGCTCGTCCTCTTCGCCTACTTCCTGGGGGAAAGGCTTCCCGCCTGGCTCCTCTGGCCTATCCTGCTCCTCCTCGCCCTTCTTCCCCTTCTGCGCCGAAAGCCCAAAGCCTAG
- a CDS encoding P-II family nitrogen regulator, translating into MDLVPLKLVTIVAESILEKKLVEEIKRLGAKGYTIVPARGEGSRGMRSLDWEGQNIRLETIVPEEVALRILARLQEAYFPHYAVIAYVENVWVVRGEKYI; encoded by the coding sequence ATGGACCTGGTGCCTTTGAAGCTGGTCACCATTGTGGCGGAAAGCATCCTGGAGAAGAAGCTGGTGGAGGAGATCAAGCGCCTGGGGGCCAAGGGGTACACCATCGTGCCCGCCAGGGGAGAGGGTTCCCGGGGCATGCGCAGCCTGGACTGGGAGGGCCAGAACATCCGCCTGGAAACCATCGTTCCCGAAGAGGTGGCCCTTAGGATCCTGGCCCGCTTGCAGGAGGCCTACTTTCCCCATTACGCCGTAATCGCCTATGTGGAGAACGTCTGGGTGGTGCGGGGGGAGAAGTACATCTAG
- a CDS encoding sodium-dependent bicarbonate transport family permease, with amino-acid sequence MDALELLRLNLLSPMVLAFALGMAARLLRSDLAFPEAMYTALSIYLLFAIGFKGGVELSKTPLTIVLLPALATLGLGLFRPLSSYVLARRFLALGRVDAGALAAHYGSVSAVTFLAALTFAQAVGHRPEGFLPTLVALLEVPGIVVALLLAKRGGGNLGEAFQEVLTGKSVVLLVGGLLIGALSGEAGMERVKPFFVDPFYGALTLFLMDLGMVAASRFATLRQVGFRLVLYGTLLPLFHGAIGVYVGHLVGFSVGGATVLGAMAASSSYIAAPAAVRIALPEANPSLYLAASLAVTFPFNLVLGIPIYHALAQWMGG; translated from the coding sequence ATGGATGCCTTGGAGCTCCTTCGGCTCAACCTCCTCTCCCCCATGGTCCTGGCCTTCGCCCTGGGGATGGCGGCCCGGCTTCTTAGAAGCGACCTCGCCTTCCCTGAGGCCATGTACACGGCGCTTTCCATCTACCTGCTCTTCGCCATCGGCTTCAAAGGGGGGGTGGAGCTTTCCAAAACGCCCCTGACTATCGTGCTTCTTCCTGCCTTGGCCACCCTGGGTTTGGGGCTTTTCCGGCCCCTTTCCAGTTATGTTCTGGCCCGCCGTTTTTTAGCCCTGGGCCGGGTGGATGCCGGGGCCCTGGCCGCCCATTACGGCTCGGTTTCCGCGGTAACCTTCCTGGCAGCCCTCACCTTTGCCCAGGCGGTGGGCCACCGGCCCGAGGGGTTTTTGCCCACCCTGGTGGCCCTTTTGGAGGTACCGGGTATCGTGGTGGCCCTGCTTTTGGCCAAGCGGGGGGGTGGGAACCTGGGGGAGGCCTTCCAGGAGGTCCTCACGGGGAAGAGCGTGGTCCTCCTGGTGGGTGGGCTTCTCATCGGGGCGCTTTCCGGCGAGGCGGGGATGGAACGGGTGAAGCCTTTTTTTGTGGATCCCTTCTACGGGGCCCTCACCCTTTTCCTCATGGACCTGGGGATGGTGGCGGCCTCGAGGTTCGCCACCTTAAGGCAGGTGGGCTTCCGTCTGGTCCTCTACGGAACCCTCCTTCCCCTCTTTCACGGGGCCATAGGGGTCTATGTGGGGCACCTGGTGGGGTTTTCCGTGGGCGGGGCTACCGTCTTGGGGGCCATGGCAGCCAGCAGCAGTTACATCGCTGCCCCTGCTGCCGTGCGCATCGCCCTGCCCGAGGCCAACCCCAGCCTGTATCTGGCGGCAAGCCTGGCGGTAACCTTTCCCTTTAACCTGGTTCTGGGCATTCCCATCTACCATGCCTTGGCCCAATGGATGGGGGGGTGA
- the purE gene encoding 5-(carboxyamino)imidazole ribonucleotide mutase produces the protein MRPLVGVIMGSKSDWETLRHAAETLETLGIPYEVRVVSAHRTPDLMAEYAKTAKERGLMVIIAGAGGAAHLPGMTAAHTPLPVLGVPVESKALKGLDSLLSIVQMPAGIPVGTLAIGKAGAVNAALLAASIVGLSHPEVMERLEAYRKAQTEAVLAHPDPREEG, from the coding sequence ATGCGGCCTTTGGTGGGCGTCATCATGGGCTCCAAGTCCGACTGGGAAACCCTCCGCCATGCGGCGGAAACCCTGGAAACCCTAGGCATCCCCTACGAGGTGCGGGTGGTCTCTGCCCACCGCACCCCGGACCTGATGGCGGAGTACGCCAAGACCGCCAAGGAGCGGGGGCTTATGGTGATCATCGCCGGAGCTGGCGGGGCTGCCCACCTTCCCGGCATGACCGCCGCCCACACCCCTTTGCCCGTGCTGGGGGTGCCGGTGGAAAGCAAGGCCTTGAAGGGCCTGGATTCCCTTCTCTCCATCGTGCAAATGCCCGCCGGCATCCCCGTGGGAACCCTGGCCATCGGGAAAGCGGGAGCGGTGAACGCCGCACTTCTCGCCGCCAGCATCGTGGGGCTCTCCCACCCTGAGGTGATGGAGCGCCTCGAGGCCTATCGCAAGGCCCAGACGGAGGCCGTCTTGGCCCACCCCGATCCCCGGGAGGAAGGATGA
- a CDS encoding 5-(carboxyamino)imidazole ribonucleotide synthase, whose translation MRLGILGGGQLGRMLALAGYPLGLSFRFLDPSPEACAGQVGELVAGDFLDEETLRRFAEGLELVTYEFENVPVEAARFLEARLPVLPPPKALEVAQDRLAEKTFMQSLGIPTPPFRRVDSLRELREGLEALGFPALLKTRRGGYDGKGQALLTSWEEAERAFHALGGGGLILEGYVPFQRELSILGVRSRTGEVAFYPLVENRHQGGILRLSLAPAPGVFPTLQQKAEIYARKAMEALGYVGVLALELFQVGEELLFNEMAPRVHNSGHWTLEGAETSQFENHLRALLGLPLGSTLPRGHSAMANLIGVKPDFAQVLALPGTHLHWYGKEVRPGRKVGHITLRRDTWEDLARDLPHLLTLAQAPEPV comes from the coding sequence ATGAGGCTGGGCATCCTGGGCGGGGGCCAGCTGGGGAGGATGCTGGCCCTGGCGGGCTATCCCCTGGGGCTTTCCTTCCGCTTCCTGGATCCCTCCCCCGAGGCCTGCGCCGGGCAAGTGGGGGAGCTGGTGGCAGGGGATTTTCTGGACGAAGAGACCCTCCGGCGCTTTGCCGAAGGGCTTGAGCTGGTCACCTATGAGTTCGAAAACGTGCCGGTGGAAGCCGCCCGGTTCCTTGAGGCAAGGCTTCCCGTCCTTCCTCCACCCAAGGCCCTGGAGGTGGCCCAGGACCGCCTTGCGGAAAAGACCTTCATGCAAAGCCTGGGGATACCCACCCCTCCCTTTCGCCGGGTGGATAGCCTCAGGGAGCTTAGGGAAGGCCTCGAGGCCCTGGGCTTCCCCGCCCTCCTCAAGACCCGCCGGGGCGGGTACGACGGTAAGGGCCAGGCCCTTCTCACCTCATGGGAGGAGGCGGAAAGGGCTTTCCACGCCCTGGGGGGAGGGGGATTGATCCTCGAGGGGTACGTTCCCTTCCAGCGGGAGCTTTCCATCCTGGGGGTGCGGAGCCGAACCGGGGAGGTGGCCTTCTATCCCTTGGTGGAAAACCGCCATCAGGGAGGTATCCTGCGCCTTTCCCTGGCCCCGGCCCCAGGGGTTTTCCCCACCCTGCAGCAGAAAGCGGAAATCTACGCCAGGAAGGCCATGGAGGCCCTGGGATACGTGGGCGTGCTGGCCCTGGAACTTTTCCAAGTAGGAGAGGAACTCCTCTTCAACGAGATGGCCCCCCGGGTTCACAACTCCGGCCACTGGACCCTAGAGGGCGCCGAGACCAGCCAGTTCGAAAACCACCTCCGGGCCCTTCTGGGCCTCCCCTTGGGAAGTACCCTCCCGCGGGGCCATAGCGCCATGGCCAACCTCATTGGAGTGAAGCCCGACTTCGCCCAGGTCCTCGCCCTTCCCGGAACCCACCTGCACTGGTACGGCAAGGAGGTGCGCCCGGGACGCAAGGTGGGGCACATCACCCTGCGGCGGGACACCTGGGAGGATCTGGCCCGGGACCTTCCCCATCTCCTCACCTTGGCCCAGGCTCCCGAACCGGTATAA
- a CDS encoding phenylacetate--CoA ligase family protein, which yields MDRNARLKEVVRAAKEHPVYREKFKGVHPEEVTLENLGELPLTTREEWVAYLKENPRPPEGASLMHLTPSPLMGWMPEYLSQEDLRYQTEALAEHYRRLGLTGKKVLVAFSYHVFAGGWLFHQALWRAGNLVFPHGPGEASRIAEIGQTYGFDVLVTNPSFALKVGQAGGRFALLLAGGEPFTSVPGFREKVEALLGCTALDAYGTSELGIVAGERLSKDGLWEIPEMAVLEVLDPETLKPVPDGEKGELVVTALSRTLMPMVRFRTGDLAVAERREGLTVLPRGVFGRTDQMVKVKGVKLYPTELAPILGGFGLDPKGFQVVVERKLEGTDKLVLRLKAEKVPAGLLEAITKATGLRVDEVEMVGELEGGLVVDRRF from the coding sequence ATGGACCGGAATGCTCGGCTCAAAGAGGTGGTGCGCGCGGCCAAGGAACACCCCGTTTACCGGGAGAAGTTCAAGGGAGTCCACCCGGAGGAGGTCACCCTGGAAAACCTAGGGGAGCTTCCCCTCACCACCCGCGAGGAATGGGTGGCCTACCTTAAGGAAAACCCCAGGCCCCCAGAAGGGGCAAGCCTCATGCACCTGACCCCAAGCCCCCTCATGGGCTGGATGCCCGAGTACCTTTCCCAGGAGGACCTCCGTTACCAGACCGAGGCCCTGGCAGAACACTACCGCAGGCTCGGCCTCACCGGCAAAAAGGTGCTGGTGGCCTTCAGCTACCACGTCTTCGCTGGGGGGTGGCTCTTCCACCAGGCCCTCTGGCGGGCGGGGAACCTGGTCTTCCCCCATGGCCCAGGGGAGGCCTCCCGCATTGCCGAGATCGGCCAGACCTATGGCTTTGACGTGCTGGTCACCAACCCCTCCTTCGCCCTCAAGGTGGGCCAGGCGGGGGGGCGGTTTGCCCTCCTCCTGGCAGGGGGAGAGCCCTTTACCTCCGTCCCCGGCTTCCGGGAAAAGGTGGAAGCCCTTTTGGGATGCACCGCCCTGGACGCCTACGGTACCAGCGAGCTCGGGATCGTGGCCGGGGAAAGGCTTAGCAAGGACGGGCTATGGGAGATCCCGGAGATGGCGGTACTGGAGGTCTTGGATCCCGAAACCCTGAAGCCTGTGCCCGACGGGGAAAAGGGGGAACTGGTGGTCACCGCCCTGAGCCGTACCCTCATGCCCATGGTGCGCTTCCGCACCGGGGACCTGGCCGTGGCCGAAAGGCGGGAAGGGCTCACCGTCCTGCCCCGGGGAGTCTTTGGCCGCACCGACCAGATGGTGAAGGTAAAGGGGGTAAAGCTCTACCCCACGGAACTCGCCCCCATCCTGGGCGGATTCGGCCTGGACCCCAAGGGCTTCCAGGTGGTGGTGGAAAGGAAGCTGGAGGGCACGGACAAGCTGGTTCTCCGGCTCAAGGCGGAGAAGGTGCCAGCGGGGCTTTTGGAGGCCATCACCAAGGCCACGGGCCTAAGGGTGGACGAGGTGGAGATGGTGGGGGAGCTGGAAGGCGGCCTGGTGGTGGACCGCCGCTTTTAA
- a CDS encoding carbohydrate kinase family protein — translation MRFFVVGDVSVDLLFFVERIPEPGEEVPSRRALMKPGGAGATLAAQLSSLGHRVYLAGRVGQDPFAELALSRVREVGVDLRHLQEDPDHTTSSVLILLVPGGERAMVSAEGASRYLDPSLFKPRFLDQADAVVLSAYALVGGPSRSYAVEVLEAARKREMPIFADLGTGAVRAAGRELLRYLRGVNWLLMNQTELLALTEASSLSEGVARLREEGFHHLAIKVGAMGSIVVTPEGEELIEPFPVEDIVDSTGSGDAYTAAFAHAILSGKSPLEAGRLANLAGALAATAIGAQGRLIRLEDLEVAVGQG, via the coding sequence ATGCGGTTTTTCGTGGTGGGCGATGTTTCCGTGGACCTGCTCTTCTTCGTGGAGCGCATACCGGAGCCAGGGGAGGAGGTTCCTTCCCGCCGTGCCCTGATGAAACCGGGGGGCGCCGGGGCCACCCTGGCGGCGCAGCTCTCTAGCCTGGGCCACCGGGTCTACCTGGCTGGCCGGGTGGGGCAGGATCCCTTCGCCGAGCTGGCTCTTTCCCGGGTGCGGGAGGTGGGGGTGGACCTGAGGCACCTTCAGGAGGACCCCGATCACACCACCAGCTCGGTGCTGATCCTTTTGGTGCCGGGGGGGGAAAGGGCCATGGTGAGCGCCGAAGGGGCAAGCCGTTACCTGGACCCTTCCCTCTTCAAGCCCCGCTTCCTGGACCAGGCGGACGCCGTGGTCCTCTCCGCCTACGCCCTGGTGGGAGGCCCTAGCCGCAGCTACGCGGTGGAGGTCCTCGAGGCTGCCAGGAAGCGGGAGATGCCCATCTTCGCCGACTTGGGAACCGGGGCGGTACGGGCAGCGGGCAGGGAGCTTTTAAGGTACCTACGGGGTGTAAACTGGCTTCTCATGAACCAAACGGAGCTTCTGGCCCTGACGGAGGCCTCCTCCCTTTCCGAAGGGGTGGCCCGCCTCCGGGAAGAGGGCTTCCACCACCTGGCCATCAAGGTGGGGGCCATGGGTTCCATTGTGGTCACCCCGGAAGGGGAGGAGCTTATCGAACCCTTCCCCGTGGAGGACATCGTGGATTCCACGGGATCCGGAGACGCCTATACCGCCGCCTTCGCCCACGCCATCCTGAGCGGGAAAAGCCCCCTGGAGGCAGGCAGGCTGGCCAACCTGGCCGGGGCCTTGGCCGCCACCGCCATCGGCGCCCAGGGCAGGCTCATCCGGCTAGAGGACCTGGAAGTAGCGGTGGGCCAGGGCTAA
- the hisH gene encoding imidazole glycerol phosphate synthase subunit HisH — protein sequence MKALLIDYGSGNLRSAAKALEAAGFSVSVSSDPRAHLEASLLVLPGQGHFGQVMQAFRNSGFVDRVLAHLERGLPFLGICVGMQVLYQESEEAPGVRGLGLVEGVVRRFTQGRVPQMGWNRVRFAGAFQELSERHFYFANSYYGPLTPYSLGRGEYEGTPFTALLAKENLLAPQFHPEKSGKAGLAFLALAHRYFQVL from the coding sequence ATGAAGGCCCTGCTCATCGACTACGGTTCGGGGAACCTTCGGAGCGCCGCCAAGGCCCTCGAGGCGGCGGGCTTTTCCGTTAGCGTTTCCTCGGACCCCCGGGCACACCTCGAGGCCAGCCTCCTGGTCCTTCCCGGCCAGGGCCACTTCGGCCAGGTGATGCAGGCCTTCCGGAATAGCGGTTTCGTGGACCGGGTCCTGGCCCACCTGGAAAGGGGCCTTCCCTTCCTGGGCATCTGCGTGGGCATGCAGGTTCTGTACCAGGAGAGCGAGGAAGCCCCGGGGGTCAGGGGACTGGGCCTGGTGGAGGGGGTGGTGAGGCGCTTCACCCAAGGCCGCGTGCCCCAGATGGGGTGGAACCGGGTGCGCTTCGCAGGCGCTTTCCAGGAGCTTTCGGAGCGCCACTTCTACTTCGCCAACTCCTACTACGGCCCCCTTACCCCCTACTCCCTGGGCCGAGGGGAGTACGAGGGTACCCCCTTCACCGCACTTTTGGCCAAGGAAAACCTCCTGGCCCCCCAGTTCCACCCGGAAAAGAGCGGGAAGGCGGGCCTGGCCTTCTTAGCCCTGGCCCACCGCTACTTCCAGGTCCTCTAG
- the hisB gene encoding imidazoleglycerol-phosphate dehydratase HisB, with amino-acid sequence MREASVERATAETWVRVRLGLDGPPGGKVATGLPFLDHMLLQLQRHGRFLLEVEAKGDLEVDVHHLVEDVGITLGQALREALGEGRGVERYAEAFAPMDETLVLCVLDLSGRPHLEYRPEEWPVVGEAGGVNHYHLREFLRGLVNHGRLTLHLRLLSGREAHHVVEASFKALARALHRATRITGEELPSTKGVL; translated from the coding sequence ATGCGTGAGGCTTCCGTGGAGCGGGCGACCGCAGAAACCTGGGTGCGGGTGCGCCTGGGCTTGGATGGACCCCCTGGGGGTAAGGTGGCCACGGGGCTTCCCTTCCTGGACCATATGCTCCTCCAGCTCCAGCGCCACGGGCGTTTTCTCCTGGAGGTGGAGGCCAAAGGGGACCTCGAGGTGGACGTGCACCACTTGGTGGAGGATGTGGGCATCACCCTGGGCCAGGCCTTAAGGGAGGCTTTGGGGGAGGGAAGGGGCGTGGAACGCTACGCCGAGGCCTTTGCCCCCATGGACGAAACCCTGGTGCTTTGCGTCTTGGACCTCTCGGGAAGGCCCCACCTGGAGTACCGTCCGGAGGAGTGGCCCGTGGTGGGGGAGGCGGGCGGGGTGAACCACTACCACCTCCGGGAGTTCCTAAGGGGGCTCGTCAACCACGGCCGCCTTACCCTGCACCTTCGGCTTCTTTCCGGCAGGGAGGCGCACCATGTGGTGGAGGCCAGCTTCAAGGCCCTGGCCCGGGCCCTACACCGGGCGACCCGGATCACGGGGGAGGAGCTTCCCAGCACCAAGGGGGTGCTCTAG
- a CDS encoding pyridoxal phosphate-dependent aminotransferase, translating to MRAFKAHLRGISPYPYRKVEAPVKLDQNESPFDLPQALKAEALRRLAHLSWNRYPEIHAETLRQRLAARVGWPEEGIVLAPGSNLLILALAVAAGEVLDVSPSFPHYAHAARVTGTPYRAIPLEAGEEGFALPLEELLSAFQGGVFFLPNPHAPTGTLFPEEALWALAERAKEVEGLLVVDEAYREFAGTDFSPLGRGNPHVAFLRTFSKAFSLGGVRAGYLLASPEVAALVREVLPPFVLPAHTGTILEVVLENPGYVEAVAAHVRAERERVYARLRSHPTWQPYRSHTNFLLVRTPDAEKAFRHLLAQGILVRRQDHYPGLSGCIRVTVGSKEEMDAFLKAAFEVAYA from the coding sequence ATGCGGGCCTTCAAGGCGCACCTCCGGGGAATCTCCCCCTATCCCTACAGGAAGGTGGAGGCCCCGGTGAAGCTGGACCAGAACGAAAGCCCTTTTGACCTTCCCCAGGCCCTGAAGGCGGAGGCCCTGAGGCGCCTGGCCCACCTTTCCTGGAACCGGTACCCGGAGATCCACGCCGAGACCCTGCGGCAAAGGCTTGCCGCCCGGGTGGGATGGCCGGAGGAGGGCATCGTCCTGGCCCCGGGTTCCAACCTCCTCATCCTGGCCCTGGCGGTGGCGGCGGGGGAGGTTTTGGATGTAAGCCCCTCCTTTCCCCACTACGCCCATGCCGCCCGGGTGACAGGGACCCCTTACCGGGCCATACCCTTGGAGGCAGGGGAGGAAGGATTCGCTTTGCCTTTGGAGGAGCTTCTTTCCGCCTTCCAGGGCGGGGTCTTCTTCCTTCCCAACCCCCACGCCCCCACGGGGACCCTTTTCCCCGAGGAAGCCCTTTGGGCCTTGGCCGAGAGGGCCAAGGAGGTGGAGGGGCTACTGGTGGTGGACGAGGCCTACCGGGAGTTTGCGGGCACGGACTTTAGCCCCTTGGGGCGGGGAAACCCCCATGTGGCCTTCTTGCGCACCTTTTCCAAGGCCTTCTCCCTAGGAGGAGTGAGGGCGGGTTATTTGTTGGCCTCGCCGGAGGTGGCTGCCCTTGTTCGCGAGGTGCTTCCTCCCTTTGTCCTTCCCGCCCACACCGGGACCATCCTGGAGGTGGTCCTGGAAAACCCCGGCTACGTGGAGGCGGTGGCGGCCCACGTGCGGGCTGAGCGGGAGCGGGTTTATGCGAGGCTTAGGAGCCATCCCACCTGGCAGCCCTATAGGAGCCACACCAACTTCCTGTTGGTGCGGACCCCGGATGCTGAGAAGGCCTTCCGCCACCTTCTCGCCCAAGGGATACTGGTGCGCAGGCAGGACCACTACCCAGGCCTTTCGGGGTGCATCCGGGTCACGGTGGGCTCCAAGGAGGAGATGGACGCCTTTCTGAAGGCGGCCTTTGAGGTGGCCTATGCGTGA